A genomic region of Barnesiella viscericola DSM 18177 contains the following coding sequences:
- a CDS encoding efflux RND transporter permease subunit gives MKLDRFINRPVLSTVISIFMVILGLIGLVFLPITQYPDIAPPTIQVSTTYTGANAQTILNSVIAPLEESINGVEDMMYMTSSATNTGSASITVYFKQGTDPDMAAVNVQNRVSKALNLLPAEVTQVGVITQKRQTSMLMVFSLYSPDDRYSLEFLENYAKINVIPLVQRIPGVGDANVMATDYSMRIWLKPDVMAQYGLMPTDIAAVLAEQNIEAAPGQFGDQGNQSFQYVLTYKGRLQTPEEFGDMVIRADADGQILYLKDVADIELGRLTYGFKNFQNGHNAVSSMIYQTAGSNATEIIGDITDLLDDIRKDLPAGMEIETTLNANDFLFASIHEVIKTLIEAFILVFFVVYIFLQDFRSTLIPAIAIPVSLIGTFFALYLMGFSLNLLTLCALVLAIAIVVDDAIVVVEGVHAKLDQGYKSPRKASIDAMRELSGAIVSITLVMMSVFIPVSFMTGTSGTFYRQFGLTMAFAIGFSAINALTLSPALCAILLKPHDKSGAGHKKTTFIDRFHTAFNTAYDTLLNKYKNGVRHFVHHKKLSFLGVIVAIVVLVVLMNVTPTGLVPNEDTGTIMITADLQPGTSQERTEQVLMQVDSIIGLHPAVKGRTQIVGFSFIGGQGNTYGSFIVKLKDWSERTGKGMDANSVIGALYSKFATEIKDARVLCFAPPMIPGYSISNGFELNLQDKTGGSLDRFYEVTQEFLAELMKRPEIAMASTTFNPSFPQYMVDVDVAKCKQAGISPSDVLTALQGYIGGMYSSNFNRFGKLYRVMIQAEPSARVSPESLNNIKIRNGSEMAPITNFITLHKVYGPDNINRFNMFTSIKINGNPADGYSSGEAIKALEEVAAETLPVGYGYEFSGMTREEQSSSSGTTAIIFVLCLVFVYLLLSAQYESYVLPLSVILSIPFGLAGSFIFALIMGVENNIYLQIALIMLIGLLAKNAILIVEFALDRRRTGMPIINAAIDGAAARLRPILMTSLAMVIGLLPMMFASGVGANGNGTLGAGAVGGMLIGMICQIFIVPALFVVFEIIQEKIKPLKWDDLGNSEVLTEIEQYSK, from the coding sequence ATGAAGTTAGACAGATTTATCAATCGCCCGGTATTATCGACCGTTATCTCCATTTTCATGGTTATACTGGGCCTTATCGGACTTGTATTCCTACCCATCACGCAGTATCCCGATATTGCGCCGCCTACGATACAGGTCTCTACAACCTACACGGGTGCCAATGCCCAGACGATATTGAACAGCGTTATCGCTCCTTTGGAGGAGTCGATCAACGGTGTGGAGGACATGATGTACATGACCTCGTCGGCCACCAATACCGGTTCGGCCTCCATCACCGTATATTTCAAACAGGGTACCGACCCCGATATGGCTGCTGTGAACGTGCAGAACCGGGTGTCGAAAGCCTTGAACTTGCTGCCTGCCGAGGTAACTCAGGTGGGTGTGATTACCCAGAAGCGGCAGACCAGTATGCTGATGGTATTCTCTCTGTATAGTCCCGACGACCGGTACAGCCTCGAATTCCTCGAAAACTACGCCAAAATCAATGTGATTCCTCTGGTACAACGTATCCCGGGTGTGGGTGATGCCAACGTTATGGCTACCGACTACTCGATGCGTATCTGGCTCAAACCCGACGTGATGGCCCAGTATGGCCTCATGCCTACCGATATTGCCGCCGTCCTGGCCGAGCAGAATATCGAGGCCGCTCCCGGTCAGTTTGGCGACCAGGGTAACCAGTCGTTCCAGTATGTGCTCACCTACAAGGGGCGTCTGCAAACCCCCGAAGAGTTTGGCGACATGGTGATTCGTGCCGATGCCGACGGTCAGATTCTCTATCTGAAAGATGTGGCCGACATCGAGCTGGGCCGTTTGACCTATGGGTTCAAGAACTTCCAGAACGGACACAATGCCGTGAGCTCCATGATTTACCAGACGGCAGGTTCGAACGCCACCGAGATTATCGGTGATATAACCGACTTGCTCGACGATATCCGCAAAGACCTCCCGGCCGGTATGGAAATCGAGACAACGCTGAATGCCAACGACTTCTTGTTCGCTTCGATTCACGAGGTAATCAAGACCCTTATCGAGGCCTTTATCCTGGTGTTCTTCGTGGTATATATCTTCTTGCAGGATTTCCGTTCGACGTTGATTCCCGCCATCGCAATCCCGGTATCGCTTATCGGTACCTTCTTTGCCCTCTACCTGATGGGATTCAGCCTCAACCTGCTTACCCTCTGTGCCTTGGTATTGGCCATTGCGATAGTGGTCGACGATGCGATAGTGGTCGTCGAGGGCGTCCATGCCAAGTTGGACCAGGGGTACAAGTCGCCGCGCAAGGCCTCGATCGATGCCATGCGTGAGCTCTCGGGAGCTATCGTGTCGATTACGCTGGTGATGATGTCGGTGTTTATCCCCGTAAGTTTCATGACCGGAACATCGGGTACCTTCTACCGGCAGTTTGGTCTCACCATGGCCTTCGCCATCGGCTTCTCGGCCATCAATGCCTTGACCCTGAGTCCCGCTTTGTGTGCCATCTTGTTGAAACCGCACGACAAGAGCGGTGCGGGTCACAAGAAGACAACCTTTATCGACCGGTTCCACACCGCTTTCAATACGGCATACGATACACTGTTGAACAAGTATAAGAACGGAGTCCGACACTTTGTTCACCACAAGAAACTCTCTTTCCTAGGTGTGATTGTGGCCATCGTTGTTCTGGTTGTGCTGATGAATGTGACACCTACGGGACTTGTGCCCAACGAGGATACGGGAACCATCATGATTACGGCCGACTTGCAGCCGGGTACCTCGCAAGAGCGTACCGAGCAGGTGCTCATGCAGGTCGACAGCATCATCGGGTTGCACCCTGCCGTGAAGGGTCGCACGCAGATTGTCGGATTTAGTTTCATCGGTGGTCAGGGTAATACCTACGGTTCGTTTATCGTGAAACTGAAAGATTGGAGCGAACGTACCGGCAAGGGTATGGACGCCAACTCGGTAATCGGGGCTCTCTACTCCAAGTTTGCCACCGAGATAAAAGATGCCCGTGTGCTCTGTTTCGCACCGCCTATGATTCCGGGTTACAGTATCAGTAACGGTTTCGAGTTGAACTTGCAGGATAAGACCGGTGGCTCGCTCGACCGCTTCTACGAGGTGACACAGGAGTTCTTGGCCGAGCTGATGAAACGGCCCGAGATTGCCATGGCTTCGACCACGTTCAACCCCTCGTTCCCGCAATACATGGTCGATGTCGACGTGGCCAAGTGCAAACAGGCCGGTATCAGCCCGAGCGATGTGCTCACCGCCTTGCAGGGTTACATCGGTGGTATGTATTCGTCGAACTTCAACCGATTCGGTAAACTCTACCGGGTCATGATTCAGGCCGAGCCCAGTGCCCGTGTCAGCCCCGAGAGCCTCAACAACATCAAGATTCGCAACGGTTCCGAGATGGCCCCCATCACCAACTTCATTACGTTGCATAAGGTGTACGGCCCCGACAACATCAACCGCTTCAACATGTTTACCTCCATCAAGATCAACGGTAACCCGGCCGACGGTTACAGTTCGGGCGAGGCCATCAAGGCACTCGAAGAGGTAGCCGCCGAGACGCTGCCGGTAGGTTACGGTTATGAGTTCTCGGGTATGACCCGTGAGGAGCAAAGTTCGAGCAGCGGTACCACGGCCATCATCTTCGTGCTCTGTCTTGTATTCGTCTATCTGTTGTTGAGTGCCCAGTATGAGAGCTACGTGCTGCCGCTGTCGGTTATTCTTTCGATACCGTTCGGTCTGGCCGGAAGCTTCATCTTCGCCCTCATCATGGGTGTTGAGAACAACATCTATTTGCAGATTGCCTTGATTATGTTGATTGGTCTGTTGGCCAAGAATGCGATTCTTATCGTCGAGTTCGCCCTCGACCGTCGTCGTACCGGTATGCCTATCATCAATGCCGCTATCGACGGAGCCGCAGCCCGTTTGCGTCCTATCTTGATGACTTCGTTGGCCATGGTCATCGGTCTGTTGCCTATGATGTTTGCCAGCGGTGTAGGAGCCAATGGTAACGGAACCCTGGGTGCCGGTGCCGTGGGCGGTATGCTTATTGGTATGATTTGCCAGATATTCATCGTGCCGGCTCTGTTCGTGGTATTCGAGATTATCCAGGAGAAGATCAAACCGCTCAAATGGGACGATCTGGGCAACTCGGAAGTCCTCACGGAAATCGAGCAGTATTCCAAATAA
- a CDS encoding efflux transporter outer membrane subunit, with protein sequence MKRILLYVVCGLTMATTFNSCYIYNKYHRPDDITVEGLFRDTVSDTDTLAADSVSFGDLPWEEVFTDPTLQELIRTGLERNSDLQSAMLQIEAAQASFTAARLAFLPSLSLTPQGGVSSFDSSKGQWTYNAPVTASWEIDIFGRLLNSERNAKAMLMQSEAYKQAVRTQLIATIANGYYTLLMLDEQLAITEETAMTWQKSVETIKAMKIGGMTNEAAVAQSEANNYMIAASIPSLRQQIRETENSLSTLLYQAPQTIKRGKLQDQQLPEMYQVGVPVQLLANRPDVRSAELSLAAAYYSTNIARSAFYPNIVISGSAGWTNSAGSGIVNPGKLLLSAAASLVQPLFNRGSNIANLKAAKAQQKIAAINFQQAILNAGAEVSNALYQIQSTKETLVNRDLQVASLEKAVESTMSLMTLGTSTYLEVLTAQQSLLNAQLSQISDSYQCMVAVINLYQALGGGREIEEENK encoded by the coding sequence ATGAAACGAATCCTTTTATATGTCGTATGTGGCTTAACTATGGCGACCACGTTCAACAGTTGCTACATATATAATAAATACCATCGCCCCGATGATATAACGGTAGAGGGTCTGTTCCGCGATACCGTTTCGGATACCGATACCCTGGCTGCCGATTCGGTGAGCTTTGGCGACCTGCCCTGGGAGGAGGTCTTCACCGACCCCACGTTGCAGGAGCTTATTCGCACGGGATTGGAGCGGAACAGCGACTTGCAGAGTGCCATGTTGCAAATCGAGGCTGCCCAGGCCAGCTTCACGGCTGCCCGGTTGGCCTTCCTCCCTTCGCTTAGTCTTACTCCGCAAGGCGGCGTGAGCAGCTTCGACAGCAGCAAAGGGCAGTGGACCTACAATGCTCCCGTTACCGCCAGTTGGGAAATCGACATCTTTGGTCGCCTGCTCAACTCGGAACGGAATGCCAAGGCGATGTTGATGCAGAGCGAAGCCTACAAGCAGGCTGTGCGCACGCAACTTATCGCTACGATTGCCAACGGGTACTACACCTTGTTGATGCTCGACGAGCAGCTTGCCATCACCGAGGAGACCGCCATGACCTGGCAGAAGAGTGTAGAGACCATCAAGGCCATGAAAATAGGCGGTATGACCAACGAGGCTGCCGTAGCTCAAAGCGAAGCCAACAACTACATGATTGCCGCCTCGATACCCTCGTTGCGCCAGCAGATTCGCGAGACCGAGAACTCGCTCTCGACCCTGTTGTATCAAGCACCGCAAACCATCAAGCGAGGCAAACTCCAAGATCAGCAACTCCCCGAGATGTATCAGGTGGGCGTACCCGTGCAACTGTTGGCCAACCGTCCCGATGTACGCTCGGCCGAACTCTCGCTGGCCGCAGCCTACTATTCGACCAATATTGCCCGTTCGGCCTTCTATCCCAACATCGTGATTTCGGGGTCGGCCGGTTGGACCAATTCGGCCGGTAGTGGCATCGTCAATCCCGGCAAGTTGTTGCTCTCGGCTGCCGCTTCGCTGGTTCAGCCCCTCTTCAACCGGGGTAGCAACATTGCCAACCTCAAAGCCGCCAAGGCTCAACAGAAGATAGCCGCCATCAATTTCCAACAGGCTATTCTCAATGCCGGTGCCGAAGTGAGCAACGCCCTCTATCAGATTCAGTCCACCAAAGAGACACTTGTCAACCGTGACCTGCAAGTTGCCTCGCTCGAGAAGGCTGTCGAGTCGACCATGTCGTTGATGACCCTGGGAACCTCGACCTACCTCGAAGTGCTCACGGCCCAACAGTCGTTGCTCAATGCCCAGTTGTCGCAAATCTCCGACTCGTACCAATGTATGGTTGCCGTTATCAACCTCTACCAGGCGTTGGGTGGTGGTCGTGAAATAGAGGAAGAAAACAAGTAA
- the lpxA gene encoding acyl-ACP--UDP-N-acetylglucosamine O-acyltransferase, translated as MISPLAYVDPKAEIGNNVTIHPFAYIDKDVVIGDNCVIYPYASVLAGTVLGKNNRVFQGAILGAEPQDFHYKGEPTRLTVGDNNTIREYVIINRATHSDGETVIGNNICMMKGTRIGHDCRVDDDCILGIDCDLAGECHIHSKAILAGRVIVKEKCRVGSWTLVKSGCRTGKDIPPYILAAHNPIMYKGINAFILRRAGFSEATIENIALAYRQVYSSGTSLENAILRIKEVVTPSPEIDYILKFFSESKMGIIATIGEGQ; from the coding sequence ATGATTAGTCCGTTAGCCTATGTCGATCCCAAAGCGGAGATTGGTAACAACGTAACCATTCACCCCTTTGCCTATATCGACAAAGACGTTGTCATCGGTGACAACTGCGTGATATATCCCTATGCCAGTGTATTGGCGGGAACGGTCCTGGGAAAAAACAACCGGGTCTTTCAAGGGGCTATCCTCGGTGCCGAGCCGCAAGACTTCCACTACAAAGGAGAGCCTACCCGACTGACGGTGGGCGATAACAATACCATTCGCGAGTATGTAATCATCAACCGCGCCACCCATTCCGATGGCGAGACTGTCATCGGCAACAATATCTGCATGATGAAGGGAACCCGCATCGGTCATGATTGCCGGGTCGACGACGATTGTATTTTGGGTATCGACTGCGACCTGGCCGGCGAATGCCACATACACAGCAAAGCCATCTTGGCCGGTCGTGTGATTGTGAAAGAGAAATGCCGGGTAGGTAGCTGGACCCTCGTCAAGAGCGGCTGCCGCACGGGCAAAGATATACCCCCTTACATCTTGGCAGCACACAACCCCATCATGTACAAGGGTATCAATGCCTTTATCCTCCGTCGTGCAGGATTTAGCGAAGCCACCATCGAGAATATCGCTTTGGCCTACCGTCAGGTCTACTCGTCGGGCACCAGTCTCGAAAACGCCATCTTGCGTATCAAGGAGGTGGTGACGCCCAGTCCCGAAATCGATTATATTCTCAAATTCTTTTCCGAGTCCAAGATGGGCATCATTGCTACCATCGGTGAAGGGCAGTAA
- a CDS encoding TetR/AcrR family transcriptional regulator, whose amino-acid sequence MYTEIQLRIIEQATPMFLHYGIKAITMDMIATRLGMSKRTLYENFKEKNELLLACLEKSEEERNVRLKHYYTQRQNVIELLLNVHEDILRFMRNASPAYFIDMERYYPKVYERYEREKEVHKRAIVDLLRQGIGEGMIRGDINLEIVSTLLSLQFELLKNADQVFKSKYTFTEIFETIFKSFIRGIATPEGVRYTDEFFARYENK is encoded by the coding sequence ATGTACACCGAAATACAGCTGCGCATCATCGAACAAGCGACACCCATGTTCCTGCACTATGGCATTAAAGCCATTACAATGGATATGATTGCCACGCGGTTGGGTATGTCGAAACGTACCTTGTATGAAAATTTCAAGGAGAAGAACGAGTTGTTGCTGGCCTGTCTTGAAAAGTCCGAGGAGGAACGCAACGTGCGGTTGAAGCACTACTATACCCAACGGCAGAATGTAATCGAGCTGTTGTTGAATGTGCATGAGGATATACTCCGATTCATGCGCAATGCCAGTCCGGCCTACTTCATCGACATGGAACGCTACTATCCCAAGGTCTATGAGCGCTACGAGCGGGAGAAGGAGGTACACAAGCGGGCCATTGTCGACCTGTTGCGGCAGGGAATAGGCGAGGGCATGATACGCGGCGACATCAATTTGGAGATAGTCTCCACGTTGCTCTCTCTGCAATTCGAACTGTTGAAAAACGCCGACCAGGTATTCAAGTCGAAATACACCTTTACCGAAATATTCGAGACCATATTCAAAAGTTTCATTCGGGGAATCGCTACCCCCGAAGGGGTGCGGTATACCGACGAGTTTTTTGCCCGGTACGAAAACAAATAG
- a CDS encoding TolC family protein — translation MMNRSKLVSRVVALCALSLPGILWAQTQQADRQTLTLDLKTAIGIALNENPTVKVADMEIEKKDYSKKETIAGLFPRIDGSASYSRTIEKQTMYMDSEAFDMSAMFAPIYNTIGQLHPEFQVPQLGGGSSSSGETGMKVGTDNTYSVGFSASLPIIAPQLWKSVQMSSADIEQAVEAARSSRLSLVNQVEKAYYSLLLAQNSYEVIKMSYDNAKLNAQDYKHKFEQGTASEYDVLRAEVQVRNLEPTMLQTENSVKLSKLQLKVLMGIDMTVEIALTDRLEDYEASMYEETLNIDTSLEQNTDLRQLDLQTAYLKKAVDVQRMAWFPTLSATANYNWISMSYGGVFDDFRWSPYSTVGLSLSLPIFQGGARHFRIKQAKSNVLQLGLQRDNLKNTLSMQVQMSMDNIQKSVKQIASNKEGVRQAEKAYAIMQKSFEIGSATFIELNDADLALTNSRLSYNQAIYDFLAAKSDLQLLLGNADLEQYRQSVENTK, via the coding sequence ATGATGAATAGAAGCAAACTCGTATCCCGAGTCGTCGCCTTGTGTGCCCTGTCGTTGCCGGGGATTCTGTGGGCTCAAACCCAGCAAGCGGACCGGCAGACGTTGACACTCGATTTGAAGACAGCCATCGGTATCGCCCTCAACGAAAATCCCACGGTCAAGGTTGCCGATATGGAAATTGAAAAGAAAGATTACTCCAAGAAGGAGACCATCGCCGGCCTGTTCCCCCGCATCGACGGGTCGGCCTCATATAGCCGTACCATCGAGAAACAGACGATGTACATGGACTCCGAGGCCTTCGACATGAGTGCCATGTTTGCTCCCATATACAACACGATAGGACAGTTGCACCCCGAGTTTCAGGTACCGCAGCTGGGAGGAGGCTCCTCTTCGTCGGGCGAAACCGGTATGAAGGTGGGAACCGACAACACCTATTCGGTAGGGTTCAGTGCTTCTTTGCCCATCATCGCACCCCAGTTGTGGAAGAGCGTGCAGATGTCGAGTGCCGACATCGAGCAGGCCGTCGAGGCTGCCCGTTCTTCGCGCCTCAGTCTGGTCAACCAGGTAGAAAAGGCCTATTACAGTCTGTTGCTGGCCCAGAATTCCTATGAGGTAATCAAGATGAGCTACGACAATGCCAAGCTCAATGCCCAGGACTACAAGCACAAGTTTGAGCAGGGAACCGCTTCGGAGTATGATGTTTTGCGGGCCGAGGTGCAGGTGCGCAACTTGGAACCCACCATGTTGCAAACCGAGAACAGCGTGAAGCTGAGCAAACTGCAACTGAAAGTGTTGATGGGTATCGACATGACGGTAGAGATTGCCCTCACTGACCGCCTCGAAGACTACGAAGCCTCGATGTATGAGGAGACGCTCAATATTGATACCTCGCTCGAACAGAATACCGACCTGCGTCAGTTGGACTTGCAGACGGCCTACCTGAAAAAGGCTGTCGACGTGCAACGCATGGCCTGGTTCCCTACCTTGTCGGCTACGGCCAACTACAACTGGATTTCGATGAGCTATGGCGGTGTGTTCGATGACTTCCGTTGGAGCCCCTATTCTACGGTGGGGCTATCGCTTTCGCTTCCCATCTTCCAGGGCGGGGCACGTCATTTCCGCATCAAGCAGGCCAAGTCGAATGTGTTGCAGTTGGGCTTGCAACGCGATAATCTCAAAAATACCCTCTCGATGCAGGTGCAGATGTCGATGGACAATATACAGAAGTCGGTCAAGCAGATAGCCTCCAACAAAGAGGGGGTGCGTCAGGCCGAGAAGGCATACGCCATTATGCAGAAGAGTTTCGAGATAGGGTCGGCCACTTTCATCGAACTCAACGATGCCGACCTGGCTCTCACCAATTCGCGCCTCTCCTACAACCAGGCCATCTACGATTTCCTGGCGGCCAAATCCGATTTGCAACTGCTGCTGGGCAATGCCGATCTGGAACAGTATCGGCAGTCCGTCGAGAATACCAAGTAA
- a CDS encoding efflux RND transporter periplasmic adaptor subunit yields the protein MKKELLIGMAAAWAALLFVACSGSKESTEQTEEETVQLVKVARVTEQAVPQVVSYTATIEPYKRNLISSSLPNRIKKIYVEVGDHVKAGQKLVDLDRANLAQQKLQLDNLELEYKRVQELFAVGGASQQQVDQMRTQYETAKTSYENLDENTVLVSPTNGVVTARNYDNGDLATGAILTVMQIQPVKVQVNVSESDFTKVKLGMPVDVNVEVYGDEVFKGKVSLIHPTIDASTRTFVTEINIPNADNRIRPGMFARVNIDFGSVNRVVVPDQAVVKRSGSGDRFVYVYKDGKVSFNQVQLGRHMDTSYELISGVENGAEVVIAGQSRLKDGAEVKVVE from the coding sequence ATGAAGAAAGAACTTTTGATTGGCATGGCGGCTGCATGGGCGGCCCTGCTGTTTGTGGCCTGTTCGGGGTCGAAAGAGTCGACCGAACAGACCGAGGAGGAAACGGTCCAACTCGTCAAGGTAGCCCGGGTCACCGAGCAGGCCGTTCCTCAGGTCGTCTCCTACACGGCCACAATCGAACCCTATAAACGCAATCTCATCAGTTCGTCGTTGCCCAACCGCATCAAGAAGATTTACGTCGAGGTGGGCGACCATGTCAAGGCCGGGCAGAAGCTGGTCGACCTCGACCGGGCCAATCTGGCACAGCAGAAACTTCAACTCGACAACCTCGAACTGGAATACAAGCGGGTGCAGGAGCTGTTTGCCGTGGGTGGCGCTTCGCAACAACAGGTCGACCAGATGCGCACGCAGTATGAGACGGCCAAGACCTCCTATGAGAATCTCGACGAGAATACCGTGTTGGTGAGTCCTACCAACGGCGTGGTGACCGCCCGCAACTACGATAACGGCGACCTGGCCACAGGGGCCATTCTCACCGTGATGCAGATACAGCCGGTCAAGGTGCAGGTAAACGTATCGGAGAGCGATTTCACCAAAGTGAAGCTGGGTATGCCGGTCGATGTCAATGTCGAGGTCTACGGCGACGAGGTTTTCAAGGGTAAGGTATCGCTCATTCACCCCACCATCGATGCGTCGACCCGTACCTTCGTGACCGAAATCAATATCCCCAATGCCGACAACCGCATTCGTCCGGGAATGTTTGCCCGGGTCAACATCGACTTCGGCAGCGTGAACCGCGTGGTGGTTCCCGACCAGGCCGTTGTCAAGCGTTCGGGTTCGGGCGACCGTTTTGTCTATGTCTATAAAGACGGGAAGGTATCGTTCAATCAAGTGCAGTTGGGACGTCACATGGATACGAGCTACGAACTTATCTCGGGTGTCGAGAACGGCGCCGAGGTAGTCATTGCCGGTCAGTCCCGCCTGAAAGACGGTGCCGAGGTCAAAGTCGTAGAGTAA